Proteins encoded by one window of Drosophila melanogaster chromosome X:
- the Pgcl gene encoding pepsinogen C-like, producing the protein MPRFQIKSLVFLAGLIVLVGEANSTLRRIPIQKSPNFKRSHKNIVAERDFVQQKYNRQYTANGYPMEHLSNYDNFQYYGNISIGTPGQDFLVQFDTGSSNLWVPGSSCISTACQDHQVFYKNKSSTYVANGTAFSITYGTGSVSGYLSVDCVGFAGLTIQSQTFGEVTTEQGTNFVDAYFDGILGMGFPSLAVDGVTPTFQNMMQQGLVQSPVFSFFLRDNGSVTFYGGELILGGSDPSLYSGSLTYVNVVQAAYWKFQTDYIKVGSTSISTFAQAIADTGTSLIIAPQAQYDQISQLFNANSEGLFECSSTSYPDLIININGVDFKIPAKYYIIEEEDFCSLAIQSINQDFWIMGDVFLGRIYTEFDVGNQRLGFAPVNSAVGLRKAVLWRIFTLLLACGMWKLKN; encoded by the coding sequence ATGCCAAGATTTCAAATAAAGAGTTTGGTCTTTCTGGCCGGACTTATAGTTTTGGTTGGGGAGGCTAATTCCACCCTACGCCGAATACCCATTCAAAAGTCGCCAAACTTTAAGCGCAGCCACAAAAATATTGTGGCAGAAAGGGATTTTGTTCAGCAGAAATACAATCGCCAATACACCGCTAATGGGTATCCCATGGAGCACCTGTCCAACTACGATAACTTTCAGTATTATGGAAATATAAGCATTGGAACCCCCGGCCAGGACTTTTTGGTACAATTCGACACCGGTTCCTCAAACCTTTGGGTTCCGGGAAGCTCGTGTATCAGCACAGCGTGTCAGGATCACCAGGTCTTCTACAAAAATAAATCCAGTACCTATGTGGCCAATGGAACGGCCTTTTCCATAACCTATGGAACTGGCAGTGTTTCTGGTTATCTATCCGTGGATTGTGTAGGCTTTGCTGGCTTGACGATACAAAGTCAGACATTCGGTGAGGTAACTACCGAGCAGGGAACAAATTTCGTAGATGCATACTTCGACGGAATACTGGGCATGGGATTCCCCTCTTTGGCCGTGGACGGAGTTACCCCGACGTTTCAGAACATGATGCAGCAGGGACTCGTTCAAAGCCcagtgttttcattttttctgaGGGATAACGGCAGTGTAACTTTTTACGGAGGTGAACTTATTTTGGGCGGCTCGGATCCCTCGCTTTACAGCGGTTCCCTCACCTATGTGAATGTCGTTCAGGCCGCATATTGGAAATTCCAAACGGATTATATCAAAGTCGGTAGTACTTCCATTAGCACCTTTGCCCAAGCAATTGCGGATACTGGAACATCTCTGATTATAGCTCCCCAGGCGCAATATGATCAGATTTCTCAATTGTTTAATGCTAATTCGGAGGGACTTTTCGAATGCAGTTCCACTTCCTACCCGGATCTAATAATCAACATTAATGGCGTGGACTTTAAAATCCCAGCCAAATATTATATCATCGAGGAAGAAGATTTCTGTTCGCTGGCCATTCAATCTATAAACCAAGACTTTTGGATTATGGGAGATGTATTTTTGGGTCGTATTTATACCGAATTCGATGTGGGCAATCAAAGGCTGGGATTCGCACCGGTAAACTCAGCAGTTGGCTTAAGGAAAGCGGTTCTGTGGCGGATCTTCACTTTATTGCTGGCTTGTGGAATGTGGAAGCTGAAAAATTAG
- the l(1)sc gene encoding lethal of scute produces MTSICSSKFQQQHYQLTNSNIFLLQHQHHHQTQQHQLIAPKIPLGTSQLQNMQQSQQSNVGPMLSSQKKKFNYNNMPYGEQLPSVARRNARERNRVKQVNNGFVNLRQHLPQTVVNSLSNGGRGSSKKLSKVDTLRIAVEYIRGLQDMLDDGTASSTRHIYNSADESSNDGSSYNDYNDSLDSSQQFLTGATQSAQSHSYHSASPTPSYSGSEISGGGYIKQELQEQDLKFDSFDSFSDEQPDDEELLDYISSWQEQ; encoded by the coding sequence ATGACGAGCATTTGCAGCAGCAaattccagcagcagcattacCAGCTGACCAACAGTAACATTTTCTTGCTGCAACATCAGCATCACCATCAAACGCAGCAGCACCAGTTGATTGCTCCGAAAATACCTTTGGGTACCAGCCAACTGCAGAATATGCAGCAGAGTCAACAGTCCAATGTTGGACCCATGTTGTCCTCCCAGAAGAAGAAGTTCAACTACAATAACATGCCCTATGGCGAGCAATTGCCATCGGTAGCCAGACGAAATGCCCGTGaacgcaatcgcgtgaagcagGTGAACAATGGATTCGTCAATCTCCGCCAGCATTTGCCTCAAACTGTGGTAAACTCGCTGTCCAATGGAGGACGTGGTAGCAGCAAGAAGTTATCCAAGGTGGACACACTGCGAATCGCCGTTGAATATATTCGAGGACTACAGGACATGCTTGATGATGGCACTGCTTCATCAACTCGTCACATCTACAATTCCGCCGATGAAAGTAGCAACGATGGCAGCAGCTATAACGATTACAACGATAGTTTGGACAGTTCGCAACAGTTCTTGACGGGAGCCACCCAGTCTGCCCAATCCCACTCGTACCACTCCGCCTCGCCCACGCCGTCGTACTCCGGATCCGAGATTTCCGGAGGTGGCTATATCAAACAGGAACTACAAGAGCAGGACCTCAAATTCGACTCCTTTGATAGCTTCAGTGACGAGCAGCCAGATGACGAGGAGCTACTCGATTATATTTCATCTTGGCAAGAGCAGTGA